Genomic DNA from Patescibacteria group bacterium:
TTTTTAACTTTGCCCCTGATTTCGACGATAACGGCTTTGCCCATAAATTACTGAAAGGAGTTATTGATAATTTGGACGAAATAGACCGGTATATAATTAAATACGCGACAGACTGGCCATTAGACCAGATAACGACAATTGACCGGAATATTTTAAGGATTGGGGTCTACGAACTTATTTTTGACAAAGATATACCGGAAAAGGTGGCGATAAACGAAGCCATTGAAATCGCCAAAAATTTTGGCGGCGAGTCTTCCGGCCGGTTCGTAAATGGCGTATTAGGCGCAATTTACAACGACCTTTTTAAAAATAAAAAATAATTAACGCTGATGTATTGTCAAATGGCTACATTGCAAAAAGCAATGCGGCAATTCAACAATGCAGCCACGACTTTGGCTATGCGCGACTTCAAAGAGCTGGAAAAAATAATTGAAGTAAAATTCAAGGACAAGGAGCTACTGAAGCAATCGGTCGTCCACCGGTCATATTTAAATGAGCATCCGGATTTTTCTTTGAGCCATAACGAGCGGCTGGAATTTTTGGGCGACGCAGTTTTGGAATTGATTGTAACCGAAAATTTGTTTTACCGTTTTCCCGATACTCCGGAAGGGATTTTGACTGCTTGGCGGGCCAGCCTGGTAAACGCGGAGATGCTCGCCGACATATCAGGCGAACTGCAGATTGAAGACTTCCTTTACCTTTCCCGCGGCGAAGCCAAAGATAAAAATACCAAAGCCCGGCGTTATATTTTAGCCAACGCGGTCGAGGCTTTGATCGGGGCGATTTATCTCGATCAGGGAACCAAGGTGACGGAGAAATTTATAAAAAAGCGCATTCTTTCCAAGCTGGACCATATTTTAGAGAATGAGCTGTATCTTGATCCAAAATCAAGATTCCAGGAAAAGGCCCAAGAGCTCTACGGCATAACGCCCCATTATAAAGTTTTGGGCGAATCTGGACCGGATCACGCGAAAATTTTTGAGATTGGACTATATTTAGGGGAAGAGCTGGTTGCCAAGGGAAAAGGCTCTTCAAAGCAGGAGGCCCAGGTTGAGGCGGCCAGGAAGGGATTGGAGAAAAAAGATTGGTAGCCGGAAAAGGGCGGAAATTTTTCAAATCAAAATGAAAACAAAAAATGGCGGGCAGGCACCCGCCATTTGATAATTAAACGCCATTCTTTTATAATTTAGTTAGAGTCCGTAGACAGTCTGGGGCGAAGCGTCGGTCGTATCTTCAGTCTCGTAAGCGATTCTGAATTTTTCTCCGTCGCTTGAGTATTCAAACTTATGTGCATCGTCATTTAACGGATCAACCGGCACTTCGGGCATATAGCTTTCTAGAGGATCGGTTCCTTCCAGGCTCGCTTTCATCTCAAGCCAGCCAGCCGCGGTCGGTTCTTGGGAGCTGGAGACCGGGTAAGCGCCGTGATCATTATAATAAAGATGCAAGGCGGTCGCCACTTGATGGATATTGGCCTTTCGCTGGGCATCGCGAGCCATAGGCAGGACGCTGTCCATTTGCTCGGCTGACATCGTCGCTACCATAGAAGTAATGCTGACGGCGACCATCAATTCGAATAAGCTAAAACCTTTGCGATTTTTAGCAAATTTCTTTAATTTTTTAATCCATTTGGAAATCACCTTCATATTTATAGATTAATAATAACTTTGAACATTATTACATTTACCATCTTTTGTCAAAGATGAGCCTTGGATGGTGGATGACTAAGACTATGACTATTAAAGAGATTTTTAAAACCGCGGTTCGTGAAAAAGCGTCGGATGTGCATCTGGTCGCTAACCAAGGGCCGATACTCCGGATTGACGGGGAATTAAAAGAGTTAAAGGAGAAGAAAATCAGCCGCAAGGAAATGG
This window encodes:
- the nusB gene encoding transcription antitermination factor NusB, whose protein sequence is MSNRHLARTIAMQTLFLWDFRGKDVNIEEGLKENFFNFAPDFDDNGFAHKLLKGVIDNLDEIDRYIIKYATDWPLDQITTIDRNILRIGVYELIFDKDIPEKVAINEAIEIAKNFGGESSGRFVNGVLGAIYNDLFKNKK
- the rnc gene encoding ribonuclease III, translated to MATLQKAMRQFNNAATTLAMRDFKELEKIIEVKFKDKELLKQSVVHRSYLNEHPDFSLSHNERLEFLGDAVLELIVTENLFYRFPDTPEGILTAWRASLVNAEMLADISGELQIEDFLYLSRGEAKDKNTKARRYILANAVEALIGAIYLDQGTKVTEKFIKKRILSKLDHILENELYLDPKSRFQEKAQELYGITPHYKVLGESGPDHAKIFEIGLYLGEELVAKGKGSSKQEAQVEAARKGLEKKDW
- a CDS encoding prepilin-type N-terminal cleavage/methylation domain-containing protein — protein: MKVISKWIKKLKKFAKNRKGFSLFELMVAVSITSMVATMSAEQMDSVLPMARDAQRKANIHQVATALHLYYNDHGAYPVSSSQEPTAAGWLEMKASLEGTDPLESYMPEVPVDPLNDDAHKFEYSSDGEKFRIAYETEDTTDASPQTVYGL